The following coding sequences lie in one Lysobacter capsici genomic window:
- a CDS encoding response regulator: protein MSLRIALSDDHPVVRAGVRALLETASGLNEDWKVVAEAANADELLNLLAETPLDLLITDFSMPGSRAGDGLTLIGMIRRRYPNLPVIVLTMISNVPVLRAIADAGVRGLLDKAAAATELPNVVRSVMQGREYYGEALRGALESNGEREEHLALSPRETEVLRLFVAGNSVSEIAAKLHRSKQTISRQKTDAMNKLGLKNDLEIYDYARSMGLVS, encoded by the coding sequence ATGAGTCTGCGCATCGCCCTATCCGACGATCATCCCGTGGTTCGCGCCGGCGTGCGCGCCCTGCTCGAAACCGCTTCGGGTCTCAACGAAGACTGGAAGGTGGTGGCCGAGGCGGCCAACGCCGACGAACTGTTGAACCTGTTGGCCGAAACCCCGCTGGATCTGTTGATCACCGACTTCTCGATGCCCGGCAGCCGCGCCGGCGACGGGCTCACCCTGATCGGCATGATCCGCCGCCGCTATCCCAATTTGCCGGTGATCGTGCTGACCATGATCAGCAACGTGCCGGTGCTGCGCGCGATCGCCGACGCCGGCGTGCGCGGCCTGCTCGACAAGGCCGCCGCGGCGACCGAACTGCCCAACGTGGTGCGCTCGGTGATGCAGGGCCGCGAGTACTACGGCGAAGCGCTGCGCGGCGCGCTGGAAAGCAACGGCGAACGCGAGGAACACCTGGCGCTGTCGCCGCGCGAAACCGAGGTCCTGCGCTTGTTCGTGGCCGGCAACTCGGTGTCGGAAATCGCCGCCAAACTGCATCGCAGCAAGCAGACCATCAGCCGGCAGAAGACCGATGCGATGAACAAGCTCGGCCTGAAGAACGATCTGGAGATCTACGACTACGCCCGCTCGATGGGCCTGGTGTCCTGA
- a CDS encoding copper resistance system multicopper oxidase, protein MNRFFSDDGGASIDAGRRRFVTGLAVGGLAAGSGLWRSAYAAPALAGMPQVLSGTEFDLSIGSSLANFTGKTRPAITVNGTLPAPILRWREGDTVTLRVANRLAEGMSSIHWHGLILPANMDGVPGLSFDGIHPGESYVYRFRVGQSGTYWYHSHSMFQEQAGLYGAIVIDPREPAPFHFDREHVLLLSDWTDMDPAALFRRLKKMSSYDNYAKRTVGDFMRDARERGLAATLRDRGEWGRMRMTPTDLSDVNGNTYTYLLNGAAPAGNWTGLFRPGEKVLLRFINGSAMTYFDVRIPGLKMTVVAADGQYIHPVTVDEFRIAVAETFDVLVEPAGQDAYTIFAQDNGRTGHARGTLAVREGLQAEVPPHDPRPLLTMDDMGHGGMSGMDHGATGGGGHDMSKMKGMEGGCGANMGMGANAGMDHGAMRHGAATTPAKGDERLIDMRAMATSPKLDDPGIGLRNNGRKVLTYSDLRSLFDDPDGREPSREIELHLTGHMEKFAWSFDGQKFMGAEPIRLTYGERMRIVLVNDTMMTHPIHLHGLWSDLENEAGEFQVRKHTIDMPPGTRRSYRVRADALGRWAYHCHLLYHMEAGMMREVRVEE, encoded by the coding sequence ATGAACCGATTTTTCTCCGACGACGGCGGCGCATCGATCGATGCCGGCCGTCGCCGTTTCGTCACCGGCCTGGCGGTCGGCGGCCTCGCCGCGGGCAGCGGCCTGTGGCGTTCGGCCTATGCCGCGCCCGCCCTGGCCGGCATGCCGCAGGTATTGAGCGGCACCGAATTCGATCTCTCGATCGGCTCCTCGCTGGCCAACTTCACCGGCAAGACGCGCCCGGCGATCACCGTCAACGGCACCCTGCCCGCGCCGATCCTGCGCTGGCGCGAAGGCGACACGGTGACCTTGCGGGTCGCCAACCGGCTCGCCGAAGGCATGAGCTCGATCCATTGGCACGGGCTGATCCTGCCGGCCAACATGGACGGCGTGCCGGGGCTGAGTTTCGACGGCATCCATCCGGGCGAAAGCTACGTGTACCGCTTCCGGGTCGGGCAATCGGGCACGTACTGGTATCACAGTCATTCGATGTTCCAGGAGCAGGCCGGGCTGTACGGCGCGATCGTGATCGATCCGCGCGAACCGGCGCCGTTCCACTTCGACCGCGAGCACGTGCTGCTGCTGTCGGACTGGACCGACATGGACCCGGCGGCGCTGTTCCGTCGGCTCAAGAAGATGTCGAGTTACGACAACTACGCCAAGCGCACGGTCGGCGATTTCATGCGCGACGCGCGCGAACGCGGGCTCGCCGCGACCCTGCGCGATCGCGGCGAATGGGGCCGCATGCGCATGACCCCGACCGATCTGTCCGACGTCAACGGCAATACCTACACCTACCTGCTCAACGGCGCCGCGCCGGCCGGCAACTGGACCGGGCTGTTCCGTCCGGGCGAAAAGGTGTTGCTGCGTTTCATCAACGGCTCGGCGATGACGTATTTCGACGTGCGCATCCCCGGCTTGAAGATGACCGTGGTCGCCGCCGACGGCCAGTACATCCATCCGGTCACGGTCGACGAATTCCGCATCGCGGTGGCCGAGACCTTCGATGTGCTGGTCGAACCCGCCGGCCAGGACGCCTACACCATCTTCGCCCAGGACAACGGTCGCACCGGCCATGCGCGCGGCACCCTGGCGGTGCGCGAAGGCCTGCAGGCAGAGGTGCCGCCTCACGATCCGCGGCCGTTGCTGACCATGGACGACATGGGTCATGGCGGCATGAGCGGCATGGACCACGGCGCGACGGGCGGCGGCGGTCACGACATGAGCAAGATGAAAGGTATGGAAGGCGGCTGCGGCGCGAACATGGGCATGGGCGCGAATGCCGGCATGGATCACGGCGCGATGCGGCACGGCGCCGCGACCACGCCCGCCAAGGGCGACGAACGCCTGATCGACATGCGCGCGATGGCGACCTCGCCCAAGCTCGACGATCCGGGCATCGGCCTGCGCAACAACGGCCGCAAGGTGCTGACCTACAGCGATCTGCGCAGCCTGTTCGACGATCCCGATGGACGCGAACCCAGTCGAGAGATCGAACTGCACTTGACCGGCCACATGGAGAAATTCGCCTGGTCGTTCGACGGCCAGAAATTCATGGGCGCCGAACCGATCCGCCTGACCTACGGCGAGCGCATGCGCATCGTCCTGGTCAACGACACCATGATGACCCACCCGATCCATCTGCACGGTCTGTGGAGCGATCTGGAGAACGAGGCCGGCGAGTTCCAGGTGCGCAAGCACACCATCGACATGCCGCCGGGAACCCGGCGCAGTTATCGCGTGCGCGCCGATGCGCTGGGCCGCTGGGCGTACCACTGCCACCTGCTGTACCACATGGAAGCCGGGATGATGCGCGAAGTGAGGGTCGAGGAATGA
- a CDS encoding MBL fold metallo-hydrolase, producing MTVLSRLLLWMLLAVASPAWAATVALPSHWIHGAGDEPPLQVQPAAPGLWVLRQSRASNFEAPFLYLIAGNERALLLDTGAEPEVDNSLPLREIVDDLLARWQRERGLSSLPLIVAHTHSHRDHVHGDRQFGDRPDTRIVGLRPEQVAMVFGLDRWPDGEASFDLGDRELIVLPLPGHEPAHIAIYDTKTASLFSGDTLYPGLLTVRDLAAYRASAARLTAFARRHRIERVLGAHVEMSTTPGVLYPLGGPYQPHEHALALDAKQIAQWQAAVTEAGDFVHEHVSDDFVLGRVAQPGEFADPPNTHGMLVVGTDAVYLSHLPMFHHPHHYQLIFEANLPAEALRAYRDDAAAHPDTYYTLAPTQRWVLPDTIKPDAHFKADLYRGHFERGGTAIARDIDVSVRHIVHFRRFEAGRTPQPSRWIGFGRGSQRFAAHRIEGAPDMDQIVQLTAPAAAARIEDQALTRPTRARGELRRGDRIGGGRVERVIYTEYGDLAQ from the coding sequence ATGACCGTGTTGTCGCGTTTGCTGTTGTGGATGCTGCTGGCCGTGGCATCGCCGGCCTGGGCCGCCACCGTCGCCCTGCCCTCGCACTGGATCCACGGCGCCGGCGACGAACCCCCGTTGCAGGTGCAGCCCGCCGCGCCGGGCCTGTGGGTGCTGCGCCAATCCAGGGCCAGCAATTTCGAAGCGCCGTTCCTGTACCTGATCGCCGGCAACGAGCGCGCCTTGTTGCTGGACACAGGCGCCGAACCGGAGGTCGACAACTCGTTGCCGCTGCGCGAAATCGTCGACGATCTGCTGGCGCGATGGCAGCGCGAGCGAGGTCTGAGTTCGCTGCCGCTGATCGTCGCCCACACCCACAGTCATCGCGATCACGTTCATGGCGACAGGCAGTTTGGCGATCGTCCCGATACCCGCATCGTCGGCCTGCGTCCCGAGCAGGTCGCCATGGTCTTCGGCCTGGATCGCTGGCCCGACGGCGAGGCATCGTTCGACCTGGGCGATCGCGAACTGATCGTGCTGCCGCTGCCCGGGCACGAGCCGGCGCATATCGCGATCTACGATACGAAGACCGCCAGCTTGTTCAGCGGCGACACGCTGTATCCCGGCCTGCTGACCGTGCGCGATCTGGCCGCGTACCGGGCCAGCGCCGCGCGATTGACTGCGTTCGCGCGGCGGCATCGGATCGAGCGGGTGCTCGGCGCCCATGTCGAGATGAGCACGACACCCGGCGTGCTGTATCCGCTCGGCGGGCCGTATCAGCCGCATGAGCACGCGCTGGCGCTCGATGCGAAACAGATCGCGCAATGGCAGGCGGCGGTGACCGAGGCCGGCGATTTCGTGCATGAGCACGTCAGCGACGACTTCGTGCTCGGCCGCGTCGCCCAGCCCGGCGAGTTCGCCGACCCGCCCAACACGCACGGCATGCTGGTGGTCGGCACCGATGCGGTCTATCTGTCGCATCTGCCGATGTTCCATCACCCGCATCACTATCAGCTGATTTTCGAAGCGAACCTGCCGGCCGAGGCGCTGCGCGCCTATCGCGACGATGCGGCCGCGCATCCGGACACGTACTACACCCTCGCCCCGACCCAGCGCTGGGTCTTGCCCGATACGATCAAACCCGACGCCCATTTCAAGGCCGACCTGTATCGCGGCCATTTCGAACGCGGCGGCACTGCGATCGCCCGCGACATCGATGTGTCGGTGCGACACATCGTGCATTTTCGTCGTTTCGAAGCCGGCCGCACGCCACAGCCCTCGCGCTGGATCGGTTTCGGCCGCGGCAGCCAGCGGTTCGCGGCGCACAGGATCGAAGGCGCGCCGGACATGGACCAGATCGTGCAGCTGACCGCGCCTGCCGCGGCGGCGCGAATCGAAGATCAAGCGCTCACTCGTCCGACGCGCGCTCGCGGCGAGCTGCGGCGCGGCGATCGCATCGGCGGCGGCCGGGTCGAACGGGTGATCTACACCGAGTACGGCGATCTGGCGCAATGA
- a CDS encoding CopL family metal-binding regulatory protein, with protein MTYFSLLLRIVLIVSISLNGYAAAAMTVGGAQAMHRAHAAVAVSSGAASSETAMTAECHEGMAAGTDRVGVAPAGMNHAAMNHGAEAAIAQPADASLSAQPDDCCGTFRCQCDCTHAVAIVRVALRLAPALAGPALALPPEAAAPNGVSSLPIRPPIA; from the coding sequence ATGACCTATTTCTCGCTCCTGCTGCGCATCGTGCTGATCGTCTCGATCAGCCTGAACGGTTACGCCGCCGCGGCGATGACCGTCGGCGGCGCGCAGGCGATGCATCGGGCGCATGCGGCCGTGGCGGTGTCGAGCGGTGCCGCATCCAGCGAGACGGCGATGACGGCCGAATGCCACGAAGGCATGGCGGCCGGCACCGATCGAGTCGGCGTGGCTCCTGCCGGCATGAATCACGCCGCCATGAACCACGGCGCCGAAGCGGCGATCGCGCAGCCCGCGGACGCCTCGCTGTCGGCCCAGCCCGACGATTGCTGCGGCACCTTCCGCTGCCAATGCGACTGCACCCACGCGGTCGCGATCGTACGCGTCGCCCTGCGCCTGGCGCCGGCCCTGGCCGGTCCCGCGCTCGCCCTGCCGCCGGAAGCGGCCGCGCCCAACGGCGTGTCGAGCCTGCCGATCCGGCCTCCGATCGCCTGA
- a CDS encoding copper resistance protein B: MPSLRYCSLALSLGLALTGAAQAQGHDHSKMDHAAHQTAQKTPAKPAAAVDHSTMDHSKMDHAGMDHSGMGDTKPAAPEAKPAPMDHSRMDHSRMNQAKPAAASGEPREPIPQPTDADRAAAFAPINLHMQHAPQFNHYVLINRLEAVDAEHGNAQAWEGQAWFGNDTDRLWLRSEGEREDGRVESANLEALYGRAISPWWDVVVGAKHDLRPEHGQTWAAFGVQGMSPYKFEVAATAYIGEAGRTALNFEAEYELLLTNRLILQPLIEVDVYGRDDPQRGIGAGLSTVEAGLRLRYEITRQFAPYLGVTWERAFGDTADYRRAAGEDNGDARLVAGVRVWF, from the coding sequence ATGCCGTCCCTCCGCTATTGCTCGCTCGCGTTGAGTCTGGGCCTGGCTTTGACAGGCGCCGCGCAGGCGCAAGGCCACGATCATTCGAAGATGGATCACGCCGCTCATCAGACGGCGCAAAAGACGCCGGCGAAACCTGCGGCCGCGGTCGATCACTCGACGATGGATCATTCGAAGATGGATCACGCGGGCATGGATCATTCCGGCATGGGCGATACCAAGCCCGCCGCGCCCGAAGCCAAGCCAGCACCGATGGATCACAGCCGGATGGACCATTCGCGGATGAATCAAGCCAAGCCCGCTGCCGCCAGCGGCGAACCGCGCGAACCGATCCCACAGCCCACCGACGCCGATCGCGCCGCCGCGTTCGCACCGATCAACCTGCACATGCAGCACGCGCCGCAGTTCAATCATTACGTGCTGATCAATCGCCTGGAAGCAGTCGACGCCGAGCACGGCAATGCCCAAGCCTGGGAAGGCCAGGCCTGGTTCGGCAACGACACCGACCGATTGTGGCTGCGCAGCGAAGGCGAGCGTGAGGACGGCCGCGTCGAATCGGCCAACCTGGAGGCCTTGTACGGCCGCGCGATCTCGCCGTGGTGGGACGTGGTGGTCGGCGCCAAGCACGATCTGCGCCCCGAGCACGGGCAGACCTGGGCCGCGTTCGGCGTGCAGGGCATGTCGCCGTACAAGTTCGAAGTCGCGGCGACCGCTTACATCGGCGAAGCGGGCCGCACCGCATTGAACTTCGAAGCCGAGTACGAACTGCTGCTGACCAACCGGCTGATCCTGCAGCCGCTGATCGAAGTCGACGTGTACGGCCGCGACGATCCGCAACGCGGGATCGGCGCGGGCCTGAGCACGGTCGAAGCCGGCCTGCGCCTGCGCTACGAGATCACCCGGCAGTTCGCGCCCTACCTCGGAGTGACCTGGGAACGCGCGTTCGGCGACACGGCCGACTATCGCCGCGCCGCCGGCGAAGACAACGGCGATGCCCGGTTGGTGGCCGGCGTACGCGTGTGGTTTTGA
- a CDS encoding ATP-binding protein: MRRRPDIEAASAMAHPPGLRLDAAPDAAASSAWPRRWAWAVVCMLCLGLSPLEAQHAPDASAAPAVESAASGSVADAASQAPAPSPAAAAAATVPSAASAQRAPDAPRIPVLPNVVRLAVPTYGAMPHADYNQGHPQGMSVALIREILGAKGIRVKYVPLPNVEEIARAMCEGRVDLAMSVTLTTARTRCIAYTDPYLQLGVYAVRQAADTRVINSETLKRMRIAVLKGSQIQVQAPDWFPKAQLIEVGSVGEALRLVDEGKADLYFDTPPIIRWHLEHERYPHLNVLATDQLPAAIREPVVSLLFTAPHAQLPLLRLVDAELKRDPERIQRLRVQWLGEQAHDENSTASLTNAQREWLGKQPRLRIAIADNSAPLSTIDSDGKAEGILPDYIHMVEEHLGVQFEPVLGNGYKSVANAMLTGTADIALVPIGGLPGEHWVYSQPVDRIPTVIVTRHDNPAAIGMESLAGKRVSVNQLHRIGAAVLKAAPDARVVGVTTHAEGLRLVAAGKVDAHVGNLAVIDQVINTQFDPRSFQVAPADMEEDIAFVVDERLAPLIPIIDRQLSGMSEAEHQRIHTHWISADYNYGLAWSNVIVIVAGSLLAIAAISAFYLRLRQESRRRELADRKLREVAGNLPGVVFKAQRSVSGHIRFPYLTGRSELLFGVGAERLVAEERLIYSRVHPADRRGLGRAICDAALTRGEINADFRVLTDDGSIRWVRVNALPQRPQPDDEGQASYAGYFVDVTDAHAQAEALAAAKEQAEAATRAKSNFLATMSHEIRTPMGGMVGMLELLGQSDLNEDQNVLLGHMQDSAHSLQDILDDILDVSKIEAGHLRLEHAPMQPRALADAVAMHTASACRKKGLRLDVQVDAAVARFYLGDAMRLRQVLLNLLGNAVKFTERGGVWLDIGLDEAAPPASDADPAALARLRIEIGDTGIGMNAEQVARVFEPFHQADDSTSRRFGGTGLGLSICRSLVELMGGTIRIDSREGEGTRVIASLPLSRAEVPVTDPAPLRVAVAVRDPRRAQALRQQLLALGNEMAESDAAAELLFVDGEVADTVRVLRRPDSPTDYVIDANPLLHLQVVRACAWSRDPSGDGHGERSPLAAIEAPRAARILVVEDNAVNRELIRRQLAQLGYGCDLCDDGNAALATLCGQRYDLVLTDCQMPLVDGYTLTREIRERERRNGEPRLPIIAITASALPEQVDQCIAAGMDAYLIKPVHLPELRETLQHWLPAEAGDGPNEATFADAAPSLVVAPALQQVVPVLLRELPQDLARIDQAIASGSGLDAAAAVHRAVGSIALFDLGLARIGQQLELQLRSEAVADLDHAVAAFTRGVRGLQGRLSATL; the protein is encoded by the coding sequence ATGCGTCGCAGGCCCGACATCGAAGCGGCTTCGGCGATGGCGCATCCGCCCGGTCTGCGGCTCGATGCCGCGCCGGATGCCGCCGCCTCATCGGCATGGCCGCGGCGCTGGGCGTGGGCGGTCGTCTGCATGCTGTGCCTGGGCCTGTCGCCGCTGGAAGCGCAGCACGCGCCGGATGCATCGGCGGCCCCGGCCGTCGAGAGCGCGGCCAGCGGATCCGTCGCCGACGCCGCTTCGCAGGCGCCCGCGCCGAGCCCGGCAGCCGCCGCTGCCGCCACCGTGCCGTCCGCCGCCAGCGCACAACGCGCGCCCGACGCGCCACGCATTCCAGTGTTGCCGAACGTCGTGCGCCTGGCCGTGCCGACCTACGGCGCGATGCCGCACGCGGACTACAACCAGGGGCATCCGCAGGGCATGAGCGTGGCGCTGATCCGCGAGATCCTCGGCGCCAAGGGCATCCGGGTGAAGTACGTGCCGTTGCCGAATGTCGAGGAAATCGCCAGGGCGATGTGCGAAGGCCGGGTCGACCTGGCCATGAGCGTGACCCTGACCACCGCGCGCACCCGCTGCATCGCCTACACCGATCCGTATTTGCAGTTGGGCGTGTACGCGGTGCGTCAAGCGGCCGATACCCGGGTGATCAACAGCGAAACCCTCAAGCGCATGCGCATCGCGGTGCTCAAGGGCTCGCAGATCCAGGTGCAGGCGCCGGACTGGTTTCCGAAGGCGCAGTTGATCGAGGTCGGCAGCGTCGGCGAGGCGCTGCGGCTGGTCGACGAAGGCAAGGCCGATCTGTACTTCGATACGCCGCCGATCATCCGCTGGCACCTGGAACACGAGCGCTACCCGCATCTGAACGTTCTGGCCACCGACCAGTTGCCGGCGGCGATCCGCGAGCCGGTGGTCTCGCTGCTGTTCACCGCGCCGCACGCGCAGCTGCCGCTGTTGCGCCTGGTCGACGCCGAACTCAAGCGCGATCCCGAACGCATCCAGCGCCTGCGCGTCCAGTGGCTGGGCGAACAGGCGCACGACGAGAACAGCACCGCGTCGCTGACCAACGCCCAGCGCGAATGGCTGGGCAAGCAACCCAGGCTGCGCATCGCGATCGCCGACAATTCCGCGCCGCTGAGCACGATCGACAGCGACGGCAAGGCCGAGGGCATCCTGCCGGACTACATCCACATGGTCGAGGAACACCTCGGGGTGCAGTTCGAGCCGGTCCTCGGCAACGGCTACAAGAGCGTGGCCAACGCGATGCTGACCGGCACCGCCGACATCGCGCTGGTCCCGATCGGCGGGCTGCCCGGCGAACATTGGGTCTACAGCCAGCCGGTCGATCGCATTCCCACGGTGATCGTGACCCGCCACGACAACCCGGCGGCGATCGGCATGGAAAGCCTCGCCGGCAAGCGGGTGTCGGTGAACCAGCTGCACCGCATCGGCGCGGCGGTGCTCAAGGCCGCGCCGGATGCGCGGGTGGTCGGCGTGACCACCCACGCCGAAGGCTTGCGGCTGGTCGCGGCCGGCAAGGTCGACGCGCACGTCGGCAATCTGGCGGTGATCGACCAGGTCATCAACACCCAGTTCGATCCGCGCTCGTTCCAGGTCGCGCCGGCGGACATGGAAGAAGACATCGCCTTCGTCGTCGACGAACGTCTGGCGCCGCTGATCCCGATCATCGACCGGCAACTGTCGGGCATGTCCGAAGCCGAGCACCAGCGCATCCACACGCACTGGATCAGCGCCGACTACAACTACGGCCTGGCCTGGTCCAACGTGATCGTGATCGTGGCCGGCTCGCTCCTGGCGATTGCCGCGATCAGCGCGTTCTACCTGCGGCTGCGCCAGGAATCGCGCCGTCGCGAACTGGCCGATCGCAAGCTGCGCGAAGTCGCCGGCAATCTGCCCGGCGTGGTGTTCAAGGCCCAGCGCAGCGTCAGCGGGCATATCCGCTTTCCGTATCTTACCGGCCGCTCGGAACTGTTGTTCGGGGTCGGCGCGGAGCGTCTGGTCGCCGAGGAACGGTTGATCTATTCGCGCGTTCACCCCGCCGACCGGCGTGGACTGGGCAGGGCGATCTGCGATGCCGCGTTGACGCGCGGCGAGATCAACGCCGATTTTCGCGTGCTCACCGACGACGGTTCGATCCGCTGGGTGCGGGTCAACGCGCTGCCGCAACGCCCGCAGCCGGACGACGAAGGGCAGGCCAGCTACGCCGGCTATTTCGTCGATGTCACCGACGCCCACGCCCAGGCCGAAGCGCTGGCCGCGGCGAAGGAACAGGCCGAAGCCGCGACCCGGGCGAAATCCAATTTCCTGGCGACGATGAGCCACGAGATCCGCACGCCGATGGGCGGCATGGTCGGCATGCTCGAACTGCTCGGCCAATCCGACTTGAACGAGGACCAGAACGTATTGCTCGGCCACATGCAGGATTCGGCGCACTCCTTGCAGGACATCCTCGACGACATTCTCGATGTGTCCAAGATCGAGGCCGGCCATCTGCGCCTGGAACACGCGCCGATGCAGCCGCGCGCGCTCGCCGATGCGGTCGCCATGCACACCGCATCGGCCTGCCGCAAGAAAGGCCTGCGCCTGGACGTGCAGGTGGACGCCGCGGTCGCGCGCTTCTACCTGGGCGATGCCATGCGCTTGCGCCAGGTGCTGCTGAATCTGCTCGGCAACGCGGTCAAGTTCACCGAGCGCGGCGGCGTGTGGCTGGACATCGGCCTGGATGAAGCCGCGCCGCCCGCAAGCGATGCGGACCCGGCGGCGCTCGCGCGCCTGCGCATCGAGATCGGCGACACCGGCATCGGCATGAACGCCGAGCAGGTCGCGCGCGTGTTCGAGCCGTTCCATCAGGCCGACGATTCGACCTCGCGCCGTTTCGGCGGCACCGGCCTGGGCCTGTCGATCTGCCGCAGCCTGGTCGAGCTGATGGGCGGCACGATCCGCATCGACAGCCGCGAAGGCGAGGGCACGCGGGTAATCGCTTCGCTGCCGCTGAGCCGCGCCGAAGTGCCCGTGACCGATCCGGCGCCGTTGCGTGTGGCCGTCGCGGTACGCGATCCGCGCCGCGCGCAGGCGCTGCGGCAGCAGTTGCTGGCGCTGGGCAACGAGATGGCAGAATCCGACGCCGCGGCCGAGCTGCTGTTCGTCGACGGCGAGGTGGCCGACACGGTGCGGGTATTACGGCGGCCGGACTCGCCGACTGACTACGTCATCGACGCCAATCCGCTGCTGCACCTGCAGGTGGTGCGCGCCTGCGCCTGGAGCCGCGATCCGTCCGGCGACGGCCATGGCGAGCGCTCGCCGCTCGCGGCGATCGAGGCGCCGCGCGCCGCGCGCATCCTGGTGGTCGAGGACAACGCGGTCAATCGCGAATTGATCCGGCGCCAGCTCGCGCAACTGGGCTACGGCTGCGACTTGTGCGACGACGGCAACGCCGCCCTGGCCACACTGTGCGGGCAACGCTACGACCTAGTGCTGACCGACTGCCAGATGCCGCTGGTCGACGGCTACACCCTGACCCGCGAGATTCGCGAGCGGGAACGCCGCAACGGCGAACCGCGTCTGCCGATCATCGCCATCACCGCCAGCGCCTTGCCCGAGCAGGTCGATCAGTGCATCGCCGCCGGCATGGACGCGTATCTGATCAAACCGGTGCATCTGCCGGAATTGCGCGAAACCCTGCAGCACTGGCTGCCGGCCGAGGCGGGCGATGGGCCAAACGAAGCGACGTTCGCCGACGCCGCGCCGTCGCTCGTGGTCGCACCGGCCTTGCAGCAAGTGGTGCCGGTGCTGCTGCGCGAACTGCCGCAGGATCTGGCCCGGATCGATCAGGCGATCGCTAGCGGCAGCGGACTGGACGCGGCCGCCGCGGTGCATCGCGCGGTCGGCAGCATTGCCTTGTTCGATCTCGGATTGGCCCGGATCGGGCAGCAGTTGGAACTGCAACTGCGAAGCGAAGCGGTGGCCGATCTCGACCATGCGGTGGCCGCCTTCACCCGCGGCGTGCGCGGCCTGCAAGGACGACTGTCCGCGACGCTTTGA
- a CDS encoding NAD(P)/FAD-dependent oxidoreductase, with product MDLKSGYPFWAIRNGLMHAFPRLERDLRCEIVVIGGGISGALIADELAAHGHDVAVIEQRDIGWGSTAASTALLQYEIDTHLIDLCKQYGEADGALAYRACAQAIDDLGEVARGLRDVDFRRSASLYYASKPGHIPVLREEAALRSRHGLALRWLDADALESDYGLQAPGGILSECAASVDPYRMAQRLLARLQRNGAQVFDRTKVHSMRATQRSVELRTEDGLRVQADHAVICAGYAAQKWIDQRLARNRSSYAFVTDPLHKDELQALDTTMVWESARPYLYMRSTGDGRLVVGGCDDAIDLPARRDRRVESKAQELVKKVGKRFARLQLKPAFAWAGTFAETADGLPWFGPHEQHGPRVQFAMAYGGNGITYSMIGAGLVRARIERRKHPLARLFSFERSER from the coding sequence GTGGACCTGAAAAGCGGCTATCCCTTCTGGGCGATCCGCAATGGCCTGATGCACGCGTTCCCGCGCCTGGAGCGCGATCTACGCTGCGAGATCGTGGTGATCGGCGGCGGCATCAGCGGCGCGTTGATCGCCGACGAACTGGCCGCTCACGGCCACGATGTCGCAGTGATCGAGCAGCGCGACATCGGTTGGGGCAGCACCGCCGCCAGCACCGCGCTGTTGCAGTACGAAATCGACACCCATCTGATCGACTTGTGCAAGCAGTACGGCGAGGCCGACGGCGCCTTGGCGTATCGAGCTTGCGCGCAAGCGATCGACGATCTGGGCGAAGTCGCCCGCGGCCTGCGCGATGTCGACTTCCGCCGCAGCGCGAGCCTGTACTACGCCAGCAAGCCCGGCCACATCCCGGTGCTGCGCGAGGAAGCCGCGCTGCGCAGCCGGCACGGCCTGGCGTTGCGCTGGCTGGACGCCGATGCGCTCGAATCCGATTACGGTCTGCAGGCGCCCGGCGGCATCCTCAGCGAATGTGCGGCCTCAGTCGATCCCTACCGCATGGCGCAGCGCCTGCTCGCGCGGCTGCAACGCAACGGCGCCCAGGTATTCGATCGCACCAAGGTGCACAGCATGCGCGCGACCCAGCGCTCAGTGGAACTGCGCACCGAGGATGGCCTGCGCGTTCAGGCCGATCACGCGGTAATCTGCGCCGGCTACGCCGCGCAGAAGTGGATCGACCAGCGCCTGGCGCGCAACCGCAGCAGTTACGCCTTCGTCACCGATCCGCTGCACAAGGACGAACTGCAGGCGCTCGACACCACCATGGTGTGGGAATCGGCGCGGCCTTATCTGTACATGCGCAGCACCGGTGACGGCCGGCTGGTAGTCGGCGGCTGCGACGACGCGATCGACCTGCCGGCGCGGCGCGATCGCCGAGTGGAGTCGAAGGCGCAAGAATTGGTCAAGAAAGTCGGCAAGCGTTTCGCGCGTCTGCAGTTGAAGCCCGCCTTCGCCTGGGCCGGCACCTTCGCCGAGACCGCCGACGGCCTGCCGTGGTTCGGTCCGCACGAGCAACACGGCCCGCGCGTGCAGTTCGCGATGGCCTACGGCGGCAACGGCATCACCTACAGCATGATCGGCGCCGGCCTGGTGCGTGCTCGGATCGAGCGCCGCAAGCATCCGCTGGCGCGGCTGTTTTCCTTCGAACGCAGCGAACGCTGA